The following are encoded together in the Lactuca sativa cultivar Salinas chromosome 1, Lsat_Salinas_v11, whole genome shotgun sequence genome:
- the LOC111909221 gene encoding polygalacturonase At1g48100 gives MKIIIFLSLLVFSMNVEGRYHFHKNQKKASSDPPSNATIPQPQPPVYPPSVPSDPGSAPTNPGDDTDSGPCVFDVTDYGAIGDGSTDDTPAFKAAWKAACAVASATILVPSGCTFMITSTIFSGPCKPGLVFQVDGILTPPAGPDCWPEKDSKKQWLVFYKLDNMTLTGTGTIEGNGQDWWDLPCKPHRGPGGTTLPGPCDSPTLIRFFMSSNLHLSGLRIQNSPMFHVKFDGCEGVMIDKVSISSPKLSPNTDGIHIENTKSVGIYNSMIGNGDDCISIGPGCVNVDIEGVTCGPSHGISIGSLGVHNSQACVSNITVSNVIIRDSDNGVRIKTWQGGAGSVTGIAFENIQMENVRNCAIIDQYYCANKNCENQTSAVYVRDISFRNIKGTYDVRSPPIHFACSDSVACTNITMSEVELLPFEGELVDDPFCWNAYGVQETLTIPPIDCLQDGMPQSVSDEGVYECS, from the exons ATGAAGATCATCATCTTCCTCAGCCTGCTAGTTTTCTCCATGAATGTGGAAGGAAGATACCATTTCCACAAGAATCAAAAGAAAGCGTCCTCTGATCCTCCTTCTAATGCAACTATACCTCAACCTCAACCTCCTGTGTACCCACCATCAGTTCCTTCTGACCCGGGTTCTGCTCCAACCAACCCGGGTGATGATACGGACTCCGGGCCATGTGTTTTTGACGTGACGGATTATGGTGCCATTGGAGATGGTTCCACCGACGACACTCCTGCTTTCAAGGCGGCGTGGAAGGCTGCTTGTGCAGTAGCATCCGCTACAATTTTAGTCCCCTCCGGTTGCACTTTCATGATAACTTCCACCATTTTCTCCGGACCTTGCAAACCAGGACTCGTGTTTCAA GTAGATGGGATCCTAACGCCACCTGCCGGACCTGACTGCTGGCCGGAAAAAGATAGCAAAAAGCAATGGCTTGTGTTTTATAAACTCGATAACATGACTTTGACTGGAACGGGCACCATTGAAGGCAATGGCCAAGACTGGTGGGACCTACCCTGCAAGCCTCATCgg GGTCCTGGTGGAACAACATTACCTGGACCATGTGACAGCCCTACA TTGATTCGGTTTTTTATGAGCTCAAATTTGCATTTGAGTGGACTACGAATACAAAATAGTCCAATGTTCCATGTGAAATTTGATGGATGTGAAGGGGTAATGATAGATAAAGTGTCAATTTCTTCTCCTAAGCTAAGCCCAAACACCGATGGTATTCATATCGAGAACACAAAGTCTGTGGGGATTTATAATTCAATGATAGGAAATG GTGATGACTGCATCTCAATTGGACCCGGGTGCGTAAATGTTGACATAGAGGGTGTTACATGTGGGCCTAGTCATGGGATCAG TATTGGGAGCCTCGGGGTGCACAACTCACAGGCGTGTGTTTCCAACATCACTGTAAGCAATGTGATAATACGCGATTCCGACAACGGAGTTAGGATAAAGACATGGCAAGGTGGGGCCGGATCGGTAACAGGGATAGCTTTTGAGAACATTCAAATGGAGAATGTGAGGAATTGCGCCATTATAGACCAGTACTACTGTGCAAACAAGAACTGTGAAAATCAAACGTCAGCTGTGTATGTTAGAGACATATCTTTCAGAAACATAAAGGGGACATACGATGTGAGAAGCCCTCCAATTCATTTTGCTTGTAGTGACAGTGTCGCTTGTACTAACATAACCATGTCGGAGGTGGAGCTTTTGCCCTTTGAAGGGGAATTGGTGGATGATCCGTTTTGTTGGAATGCTTATGGGGTACAAGAGACTTTGACTATTCCTCCGATTGATTGTTTACAAGATGGAATGCCACAATCGGTGTCTGATGAAGGCGTATATGAGTGCTCTTGA